A DNA window from Macadamia integrifolia cultivar HAES 741 unplaced genomic scaffold, SCU_Mint_v3 scaffold2031, whole genome shotgun sequence contains the following coding sequences:
- the LOC122065483 gene encoding rab3 GTPase-activating protein catalytic subunit isoform X2, with amino-acid sequence MESTSLVSKAKTAFHSAAAKAEKVLTDIKGDSKTDRETDGQSQSQRGSRELVEQEPIPIKNGVSYDETEQAKEKPALLRRRQDWQDRLKIITRGKSGVVDKDKFEKLNLAALSLDEYLDQMEAGDVSEMKVSERDSTVREDTNVAGTPKIPPASAVRQLGIAVEAGKKFKSMKDLLASARDSSPVKERAGLSFSAVKSLVLREKDEKLTSQLVDDEILSLIHFLFDADGHLPRRKDASDSATATAPSLPRDVHAAPPDGFVVRLSEVIGTFKTVRKMALFWCTVVDELRRRWSEGQPVPGIPLDESPDLNSCLLHQQLQVINSCISRKQRRNAATEVLDSIMREANPDVEQSVDSHGMVSMGPVLYARSSDGDLVLRLGADHLSENLTMLETGEPVYSPVTQEGPILTEDLIRETEEFVLRTGSLGAGCSQLLSDMQAFKAANPGCILEDFVRWHSPPDWNEAEPSNEIKDCIHEADSSSRRGQLSSRMQKEGNLWRELWETSKPLPAVKQAPLFDEDLAVESILNILEDIPPSELFKQLFLSLLCSVFVIAEATLSTNSNFSKPFYDCKDYINATCQQDFWSDNIDGLLQPYCTNNHLLMRLQLFVEI; translated from the exons ATGGAGTCAACCTCTCTCGTCTCCAAAGCCAAAACGGCTTTCCATTCAGCGGCTGCGAAAGCGGAGAAAGTTCTGACGGACATTAAAGGTGATTCAAAGACCGATCGAG AAACCGACGGACAATCTCAATCGCAGAGGGGTTCAAGGGAGCTAGTGGAGCAGGAACCTATTCCTATAAAGAATGGAGTG AGCTACGACGAAACCGAGCAGGCAAAAGAGAAACCTGCACTCTTGAGGAGAAGGCAGGATTGGCAGGACAGGTTGAAGATCATTACAAGAGGGAAATCAGGAGTGGTAGATAAGGATAAATTTGAAAAGTTGAATTTGGCTGCTTTGTCTCTTGATGAATATCTGGATCAGATGGAAGCAGGAGATGTTTCTGAAATGAAG GTTTCAGAAAGGGATTCCACTGTAAGGGAAGATACGAATGTTGCTGGGACACCTAAAATTCCTCCAGCTTCCGCTGTTAGGCAATTGGGAATCGCTGTCGA AGCAGGAAAGAAGTTTAAATCAATGAAAGATTTGCTGGCATCAGCCAGAGATTCCTCCCCTGTAAAAGAGAGGGCAGGCTTGAGCTTCTCTGCCGTGAAGTCTTTGGTGCTTCGTGAAAAGGATGAGAAATTAACTTCTCAGCTTGTCGATGATGAAATCCTGTCATTGATCCATTTTCTATTTGATGCAG ATGGACACTTACCCAGGAGAAAGGATGCATCTGATTCAGCAACAGCTACAGCACCATCTTTGCCAAGAGATGTTCATGCAGCTCCTCCAGATGGTTTTGTTGTTAGGCTCTCTGAAGTGATTGGAACCTTCAAGACCGTCCGGAAAATGGCATTATTTTGGTGCACAGTGGTTGATGAA TTGAGAAGACGTTGGTCCGAAGGACAACCGGTTCCTGGTATACCCCTGGATGAGAGCCCAGACCTAAACTCATGTCTTCTGCATCAGCAATTGCAAGTTATTAATAGTTGTATTTCAAGGAAACAGCGTCGCAATGCTGCCACTGAGGTGCTGGATTCTATAATGAGAGAAGCCAATCCAGATGTCGAGCAGTCAGTTGATTCTCATGGCATGGTGTCTATGGGGCCAGTATTGTATGCCAGGAGTAGCGATGGAGACCTTGTTCTCCGACTTGGAGCTGATCATCTGTCAGAAAATTTAACCATGTTAGAAACTGGTGAACCTGTGTACTCTCCAGTTACACAG GAGGGACCTATTCTTACGGAAGATCTTATCAGAGAAACAGAAGAATTTGTGCTACGAACAGGAAG tttAGGTGCAGGGTGTTCTCAACTCCTGTCTGACATGCAGGCTTTCAAG gCTGCAAATCCTGGCTGCATTTTGGAAGATTTTGTAAGATGGCACTCTCCCCCAGATTGGAATGAAGCCGAGCCAAGTAATGAGATTAAAGACTGCATTCACGAAGCAGATTCATCATCTAGAAGAGGTCAACTAAGTTCCAGAATGCAAAAAGAAG GTAATTTGTGGCGTGAACTGTGGGAAACTTCTAAACCATTGCCTGCTGTTAAACAAGCACCACTCTTTGATGAGGATTTAGCAGT GGAAAGTATCTTGAATATTCTGGAGGACATCCCCCCTTCTGAACTTTTCAAGCAGCTGTTTCTTTCATTA CTATGTTCAGTATTTGTAATTGCTGAAGCTACACTCTCGACAAATAGTAACTTTTCCAAGCCATTCTACGATTGCAAAGACTACATAAATGCTACATGTCAGCAGGATTTCTGGAGTGATAATATAGATGGTCTCTTGCAG